Within Lolium rigidum isolate FL_2022 chromosome 5, APGP_CSIRO_Lrig_0.1, whole genome shotgun sequence, the genomic segment ataggcccctgggtctccgtttcgtccaatttcgagaatatttcgttactaggatttctgaaaccaaaaacagcagaaaacagaagcggcacttcggcatcttgttaataggttagttccagtaaaatgcacgaatatgacataaagtgtgcataaaacatgtaggtatcatcaataatatggcatagaacataagaaattatcgatacgtcggagacgtatcaagcatccccaagcttagttctgctcgtcccgagcgaggtaaaacgataacaaagataatttctgaagtgatatgccatcataaccttgatcatactatttgtaaacatatgtagtgaatgcagcgatcaaaacaatggtaatgacatgagtaaacaagtgaatcataaagcaaagacttttcatgaatagtacttcaagacaagtattaataagtcttgcataagagttaactcataaagcaataaatcaaagtaaaggtattgaagcaacacaaaggaagattaagtttcagcggttgctttcaacttgtaacatgtatatctcatggataattgtcaacatagagtaatataacaagtacaatatgcaagtatgtaggaatcaatgcacagttcacacaagtgtttgcttcttgaggtggagagagataggtgaactgactcaacataaaagtaaaagaatggtccttcaaagaggaaagcatcgattgctatatttgtgctagagcttttatttttaaaacatgaaacaattttgtcaacgttagtaataaagcatatgagttatgtacattatatcttacaagttgcaagcctcatgcatagtatactaatagtgcccgcaccttgtcctaattagcttggactaccggatctttgcaatgcacatgttttaaccaagtgtcacaatggggtacctccatgtcgctcgtacaaaggtctaaggagaaagctcgcattttggatttctcgcttttgattattctcaacttagacatccataccgggacaacatggacaactgagataatggactcctctttaatgcataagcatgtggcaacaattattattctcatatgagattgaggatatatgtccaagactgaaacttccaccatgaatcatggctttagttagcggcccaaagttcttctctaacaatatgcatgctccaaccatgaaggtggtagatctctcttacttcagacaagacggacatgcatagcaactcacatgatatccaacaaagaatagttgatggcgtccccagaagcatggttatcgcacaacaagcaacttaataaaagataaagtgcataagtacatattcaataccacaatagtttttaagctatttgtcccatgagctatatattgcaaaggtgaatgatggaattttaaaggtagcactcaagcaatttactttggaatggcggataaataccatgtagtaggtaggtatggtggacacaaatggcatagtggttggctcaagtattttggatgcatgagaagtattccctctcgatacaaggtttaggctagcaaggttatttgaaacaaacacaaggatgaatggtacaacaaaactcacataaaagacatattgtaaacattataagactccataccgtcttccttgttgttcaaaactcaatactagatgttatctagactctagagaaaccaaatatgcaaaccaaattagcaagctctaagtatttcttcattaatgggtgcaaagtatatgatgcaagagcttaaacatgagcacaataattgccaagtatcaaattatccaagacattttagaattactacatgtagcattttccaattccaaccatataacaatttaacgaagaagaaacttcgccatgaatactatgagtagagcctaaggacatatttgtccatatgctacagcggagcgtgtctctctcccacaaagtgaatgctaggatccattttattcaaacaaaacaaaaaacaaaaacaaaccgacgctccaagcaaagtacataagatgtgacggaataaaaatatagtttcgagggaggaacccgataatgttgtcgatgaagaaggggatgccttgggcatccccaagcttagacgcttgagtcttcttagaatatgcaggggtgaaccaccgggacatccccaagcttagagctttcactctccttgatcatattgcatcatactcctctcttgatccttgaaaacNNNNNNNNNNNNNNNNNNNNNNNNNNNNNNNNNNNNNNNNNNNNNNNNNNNNNNNNNNNNNNNNNNNNNNNNNNNNNNNNNNNNNNNNNNNNNNNNNNNNggtttgtctagccctgacctccggggtgccgacacaggaccaccatatattcgtgcacctcgtacgaatcatgggtggatcggctctttgagccgattcacaggataacctgagagccgatcgaggctcgtatttaatgtttacgtgtatgccatgcgagaaactaagcgaggcatctccatcaccttcccgaccgtgtataggtcaggtggcacgcccttgcatcgcgcgtcggacgtgtgaccgtaaggctttgcgggccgtcgctcggagggaccagggccagccgtagccctaagttgttcccggctctattgtgttgcccgtcgctgcccgccggtgggttttgaccgcaacaagctcgtcgaggtccgaatcgctggaatccgacgaggaccaatcggtcgacgAATCCACCATATGCACATCCTCCGAAGTCATCTACCACCATGAAGCATAGATCAACCTCCAAACACGTCGATTGTACCGGCGAAAACGAAGAGGAACGCGGCGGGAGTACTCACCGTGGGTTTGACTGCGGAGGAGACCGCGGTGGGGgtacggcggcgcgcgcggaggggCGCGGATCTCCGGCGGGGGTGCGGTGGGCGTGGACGCAGCGTGACGCGgctcggcgggcggcggagggggcCGAATCTGAaggtttccggcggcggcggcgcgggtggctacggcggcggcgcgggggaaaaCGGGTGCGAAATCTGAAATGTCCGCGCACCGTAGCTGAAATGGGATGGTGGGTTTGCCCTGTATTTCCTCTCccgccccgcacaagtaggggccaGAAGCCACTCCTAGccgaaactaaaaaaaaaaactcgaCGCGGGGGCCTGTTTTACGGGGTATGCTAGACTGTCGGGTAGAGCCCTACCCCGTATTTCGGCGGTTATTTTACTGGTTGGCCATTTTAGGGGgtgtgttagacatgctctaaacaACCTGGTAAAAATTAGTGAATGGTAACTAAGTTGATTCTCTTGCTTGACAGAGAATAAATGGGAGAGTGTGGAACAAGTAAAAAGACACCAGTATCTTCCGTGGACGATTCTGTGCTGCTCCTTCCATCGCCCAAATGACCATCCTGCCCATCGCACCTGAACCGTCTCTTCCTCTGTCCCGTATAAACGCACGCAGGAGCAGCAGCACGCGGAAGGCACCACCATTTCCCTACCTGCAACCTCCTCTTCGCGGATCCGTGCAAGGGATCTctggatcggcggcggcgatggtgccGTCGTCTGCGGTGAGTAAGGACGTCGGCGGTGGCGGTGCAGCAGAGGAACACCACCGGGGgttgcgggcgatggcggcgaggacggcgacggaCTCGCTCAGGGCGGCCGTGTGCAGGTCCGGAGCCGCGGAGAAGGCGGCCAGGCTCGAGGAGTGCGCAAGGAGCCTCGAGGCCGAGAAGGCCAAGATGGAGGTCTTCCGACGCGAGCTCCCCATCAGCGTCCACCTCATCGCCGACGGTGCGTCCGTGTCCGTCCGCCCCTCCCTCCTCGCAGTGGCTGGTTTCTTGGATCATTTGGCTGAGTTTTTCGTTTCCTCCTGTATTGGGTGCAGTGATCGAGTGGCTGAGAGATGAGGTGGCGCAGCACCGGAAGAGGCCGGCGCCGGACCAGCTGCTCGCCACGGCGCCGCCGGCGAAGAGGATGGCGGAGGGCGTCAAGACGGAGCCGGACGCCACCGACAAGAGGAGCTGGATGAGCTCCGCGCAGCTCTGGACCTGCGGGAGCCACAGCTGCGCAAGCACCAGCACCAGCAATGGCGGCAGCGACAGCAAACAGCCCCAAAAGGTAGAGACAGCCGTGAAATGCAAATTACTCCTTGCACAcacaagtagtactacagcacGAAGATGcagatggattttttttttttggcggtTTGAAATTTGGTGGCATAATACTTTGTTTAATTTATCCTGCTAACTGCTGCAGCTACCACTACTACTTTGTTTAATAAGGAATGGTTTAGAGAGGGAGACAAGAACAAAGTGCAAGAGCTGATTTGTTCAAGAAATATGTCGACTTTAATTATGTGACACTGAAAGACTATGAGACTTCACAGCAAGTGGCCAATTCTGTGGTAGCAGCAAGAGAAAGTGAAAAAAAAATACTTCATATAAAACACAGCATGTGTTTGTCATGGTATTTTTAGATTATGTCTAGTTTTATTTAGCTGTCAATTTTCTCAATACAAAGATAAGTGGTACTATGTCAAGTTCATGCCAAGCTTATATAGCGTCTGCATTCCATCCGGCGGAAATAAAATCTTGATATATTTTGCTTTTATACTTGTGATGTCAATTTCAGAAGTGCCAACTCATATACATCTACCCGTTTTTTCTAACTTGTGCTGTCAATTTCGGTCCCGTCAGGTGTCCAGTGCATTCATGCCACTGAATGGCATGCCCGTCTTTGCAAAATCATCGGAGAGACCAGAAGCGGCCACCATGGCAGTCCCGGACCTGTCCCTGTCATCACCTGCGATCGATGTGCCGTGCCCGGCCGCCCCGAGCGCCAACAGCAGCGCTGTCACGGACGCCGGAGAGCAACAGCGGCAGCAGTCGCGGAAGGCCAGGAGGTGCTGGTCGCCGGAGCTGCACCGCCGCTTCGTCGCCGCGCTCCAGCGCCTCGGCGGCCCGCATTGTGAGCGAAGAACGGAGCAATGATCACATTGTTTCTGCTGCATTGCTCTGAAGAATCAGAATACTATGTTGTTCTTGATTGGTGTGCTGAATTTTTCTTTGCTTGCTGTTGATGCAGTTGCCACTCCGAAGCAGATCAGGGACATGATGAAGGTGGATGGGCTCACCAACGACGAGGTCAAGAGCCATCTGCAGGTTTGTTGCTAATCGTCTTCTGTTCCAAGTTCAGTCCTCTGATCCAGCAACcgcgatcatcatcatcaagcattGGAGCATTGACCACGTGTAAAAAAAACACTGCAGAAATACAGGCTACACACGCGGCGAACCTCCAACAGCGATCGGCAGCAGCAGTCCGCAAGCGTCTGGCCGCCGCCGGAGCAGTACACCACGTCACAGCACAGCACGTCGCAGTCGGGCTCGCCCCAGGGGCCCCTGCATCTGACAACCGGGTCCAGCCGGGCCGTGTCGGCGACCGCCGGAGACAGCTgtgacggcggcgaggaggaggaggaggacggcaagTCGGCGAGCTACATCTAGGAGATGCAGCAGATCGGCACGAAGGCAGCGGCGTCATCGTCTTGAACGCCGCGATCGTTTGCAGAATTGCAGAGGCATGCTCGCTGCATGTAACTGAGGATTAATTCAGGAATGAGGCTTTTTTCCCTTATGTACAGCGGAGGAGAGACATCAGACTGAGAGATGTAACTTTTTGAGGTGGATTGTGCTGAATGTTGAAAAAAAAAGAACTGATGTGAGTAATTGAATTGTTTCATGGATATATGGAGTTATACTAGGTTCACAACACATTTAAGTCATTGGCGTCTAGTTAGATTAGAGTGTTTCTTTTTGAAATTTAAGGTTTGGAACATATTTTTTGCTACATTAGGTAACTATAAAGTCATCCTTCCGTGCCCAGGATGGGTAGCACTGCCATCTCAACCCATCAGAATTCAAATATCAGGTTTGATACTTTGGTATCTCATACAAGCCGAAATAATCTTTCAGCAAGAGGTGACGTTTCTATCGATTGCAGGACGACTTTAGTGACATCGTAAGTCCTAATATCCGTCAGATCAGTTTTTTGAACTTGGTCTTCACAAGATGCTCATAAAAGTAGAGTGTATGCGCATACGTTTATTGGAGAGTGTATGTACTTATTTGATGAACGCTTGCATTATGTTTCGAGAAAAGTGAAGACCGCAATACGTTATTGTTGTCGATTGTGTGATGGGCGTGCATCAAACTAATATTCATTCATCCAGCCATCGACTAATAAAAACATAAATCATATCGGATCTGGAATTCCTACTACTAAACCGCTGAATCTATAGCACAACACCCACCTAATTAAAAAAAGAACTCTCTCTTCTCTTTCCTCGCGACCTGCCTCCAACATTATTCACCACCACCAGTTCACCACCCCTTTATATCTAGCTTATACTGCTCAGGCCTCCAGCCAAGATCCGAGCGGAGGCGGCCGCGGGCTCAGGCAAGCGCGGGGGTGTGGAAGAAGTGAGCGCCGGCGAGCGCTGGCCAGGGA encodes:
- the LOC124655237 gene encoding transcription factor HHO5-like, whose protein sequence is MEVFRRELPISVHLIADVIEWLRDEVAQHRKRPAPDQLLATAPPAKRMAEGVKTEPDATDKRSWMSSAQLWTCGSHSCASTSTSNGGSDSKQPQKVSSAFMPLNGMPVFAKSSERPEAATMAVPDLSLSSPAIDVPCPAAPSANSSAVTDAGEQQRQQSRKARRCWSPELHRRFVAALQRLGGPHFATPKQIRDMMKVDGLTNDEVKSHLQKYRLHTRRTSNSDRQQQSASVWPPPEQYTTSQHSTSQSGSPQGPLHLTTGSSRAVSATAGDSCDGGEEEEEDGKSASYI